The Aneurinibacillus migulanus genome contains the following window.
GGCGATTTTGTCTTCCTGCATCAGTGTAACGCCAATATCGTCCAAGCCTTGCAACAGGCACTCACGACGATATGCATCGACACTGAATGGAACTTCGAGGCCGTTGCCATCAGTAATCACATTCTTCTCTAAATCAACCGTTACTGCGTACCCTTCTTGACTCGCAACATTTTGGAACAGTTGTTCCACGGTTTCTTCCGGCAGCACGATCGGTAGAATACCATTCTTGAAGCAGTTATTATGGAAAATGTCCGCGAATGATGGTGCGATAATCACTTTGAACCCATAGTCCAAAAGTGCCCATGGCGCATGCTCCCGGGAAGAGCCACAACCGAAATTATTGCGTGCGATCAAAATGTGTGCGTCTTTATATTGCGGTTTATTCAACTCGAAATCCGGATTCACATTCTCCTGCTCATCAAAGCGCCATTCGTAGAACAGGAATTGCCCGAAGCCGGTCCGCTCAATGCGCTTCAAAAATTGTTTAGGGATAATAGCGTCTGTATCTACATTAACGCGGTCGAGCGGAGCGACCACACTTGTAATTTTTTTAAACGGTTCCATGTGCTTTCTCCTCTCTTTCTTTGACTTCCCACTTACGTACATCGACAAAGCGGCCTGCGATAGCTGCGGCAGCAGCCATTTCAGGGCTGACCAAGTGCGTACGTCCGCCGCGGCCCTGACGGCCTTCGAAGTTGCGGTTTGATGTAGAGGCACAGCGTTCGCCCGGTGACAGTACGTCTGGATTCATCGCCAGGCACATACTGCAGCCTGGTTCGCGCCACTCAAAGCCAGCTTCGATAAAAATCGTATGAAGTCCTTCTTTTTCTGCTTGTTCTTTAACCATACCGGAGCCAGGGACGACCATGGCATTTACATTTGAAGCTACTTTGTGACCGTTAGCGATTTTGGCCGCGGCGCGTAAATCCTCGATACGGCCATTCGTACAGGAGCCGATAAATACGCGATCAATTTCAACCTCGGTAATTGGAGTGTGCGCTTCAAGGCCCATATAGGCAAGTGCATTCTGCGTTGCTTTACGTTCGTTCTCGGTCGTGAAATCTTCCGGTGCCGGAACGACACCATTTATGCCGATACCCATGCTCGGGCTGGTACCCCAGGTCACTTGCGGCTCGATTTCCGCAGCTTTGATTACAACACGGCGATCATACTCGGCACCTTCGTCTGTGACAAGTTCCTTCCAGGCCGCGATGGCTTTATTCCATTCTTCGCCCTTCGGCGCGAAACGGCGTCCTTCCAGGTAAGAGAATGTTGTTTCATCCGGTGCGATAAGTCCCGCACGAGCTCCGGCTTCGATGGACATGTTGCAGACGGTCATCCGTTCTTCCATGGAGAGGTTTTTGATTGCATCTCCAGTGTATTCAATAACATACCCAGTCGCAAAGTCGGTGCCCCACTTGGCGATGATGGCGAGAATTAAGTCTTTCGCTGTTACGCCGAGCGGGAGGTCCCCATCTACGTGTACTTCAAGCGTTTTCGGCTTTTTTTGTTGCAAACATTGTGTCGCCAGTACATGCTCCACTTCGCTTGTTCCGATACCAAACGCAAGTGCACCGAACGCTCCGTGCGTCGAAGTGTGGCTATCCCCGCATACAATGGTTTTGCCAGGATGGGTAAGCCCCAGTTCTGGACCCATTACGTGCACGACACCTTGCTCTGGGCTGTCTAAATCATAGAGTGTAACGCCAAATTCTTTACAGTTCGCCTGCAGTGTCTCAATTTGTTGACGAGAAATTGGGTCTTCGATCGGCAGGGAACGGTCTGTGGTCGGTACGTTATGATCGATAGTTGCAAATGTTAAATCAGGACGGCGTACCGGGCGCCCGGCAAGGCGCAGACCTTCAAACGCCTGTGGCGATGTTACTTCATGTACAAGCTGTAAATCGATGTATAACAGGCTGGGCTTGTTTTCTTCAGCATAGATAACATGGTTGTCCCAGATTTTTTCAAACATCGTACGTGCTCTCATTCATCTCTCCCCTTTGTTTTTTTAATCTTTATATAAGTTTTAACATAGAAAAAACAAATGTTCAAAGATATAATATTAATAATTTACATAGGATTTACCTATAAAGATAAGAGAGGGAGGTTGAATATGGAGCTCAGACAATTGTTATATGCGGTGACCATCGCGGAAGAGAAGAGCTTTTCACGCGCGGCAGATAAACTTCATCTTGCCCAACCGTCACTTAGCCAACAAATCGCCAAGCTTGAAAAAGAAATTAATATTATCTTATTCGAGCGTTCAACGAGTTCAATACGCCTAACGGATGCAGGTGAGAGGTTCTATGAGTCGGCATCGAAAATTCTCGATTCTATCGAGCAGTTGAAAAAAGAAATGCAGGATATGGCGGAATTGGAGAAAGGCGGGCTTACGGTCGGAAGTTTGCCTATTACCGGCGCGCACATTTTGCCGCTTGTACTGCCGGTATTCAAAAAGAAATATCCCGGCATTCAGGTGCGTCTTATTGAAGAAGCGACAAGAGCACTTGAGCAACTAACGGCGCGGGGAAAGACAGAAATGAGTCTGCTGTCATTGCCGCTTGCAGATCCGAACCTGGAATGGGAGCCGATTCTCGAAGAAGAAATCTGTTTGGCTGTGCCACCGGATCATCCGCTAAGCCAGAGGGAAGATGCAGAGATTCGGGAGTTGAAGGATGAAGCATTTATTATGCTAAAAAAAGGCCAGGGTTTTCGTACCCTAGCCTCAGGATGGTGTGAAGATGCAGGTTTTGTGCCGCGTGTCGTGTTTGAGAGCAGCAATATTGAAACCGTGCAATCGCTCGTAGCGGCTGGTATGGGCATTGCATTCGTGCCGAAGATGGTAACCAGGCTTTCTACGGAGCCGTTGCTTCCTCGATATGTGGCACTACGCAATCCTACGCCTTGCCGTACATTGGTAATGGCGTATCGCCGCGGACGGTATCGCTCACGAGCCAGCCGGGTATTTCTTGACACGGTTCAAGAAGTGCTGGTTGCTATGGAGCAAGCGTCCCATCGCTTTTAACTGTGGCTTTACGTGAGAGTTGATCCATGAAGCGCAGGAACTCTGCTTTTTCCGCTCCTTCGATTGGCCGTGGTTGTCCGTTTGTAATCCGAACCGGAATCAGACCTGCCTGGATGCGCTTATCACTTACCGATACTTCCAGGATGGCCGATTGATTGGAGCGATCCATTCTGCTATTGGTAAATATAAAGTTACCGAGCGAATAGGCAATCAGCTTGCCTTTGTACCACTCCACCGGCTGCATGATGTGGGAGTGATGACCAACGACGAGGTCTGCTCCCGCATCAATGAGCGTATGCCCCATTTCCGTCTGATAGGTTTCCGGTGTTGTGATGCGTTCTTTGCCCCAATGGATGAAGACAACAACAATATCGGCTTTCTTTTTCGCTTCTTTGACTTTGTCATACATGATTTTCGGATCATACGCACTGGCTAGGCCCGGTTTTTTCTCTCCGGCCATCCAGGAGGCCGAAGGCAGAACCCGGCTATAATTAAGCAGCGCAATCGTCTTGCCTTTTTTCTTTATGTAATGAATTTGCGTTGCTTCAGTCCGGTTTTTTCCAGCACCGAGGGGGAGTAATCCGGCTTGTTTAACATGTCCAATCGTATCGTACAGCGCATTCAAGCCGAAATCCAGCGTATGATTATTCGCAAGTCCGACCGCGTCCAATCCGCTTGCAGCCATCGCTTGAGCCATACGAGGATCAGAACGGAATGTGAATTGTTTACTCTGTGCGGTGCCACCGGTCGTGAGCGTTGTCTCCAAGTTACCGACAGCAAGATCGGCCCGGGATAGAACTGGCGTTACCTTGGCAAATGGATAAGCCGTTCCGTTCTTCTTTATTTGGTCGTTGACTGTTCCGGTAAACTGCATATCTCCTACGAATGTGAGCGTGACTTTATCGAAGCTGGTCATCATAACGTCCTGGTTATTCGTTTGGGCATCGGCCATGAATGTAAGGCTTCCGAGCAAAAGGCCAAGACAAGTTGCGCCTGCACCAAGCACGGCCAGCAGGCGTTTTTTTGTTTCTCTCATCTTCTCATTCTCCCTATTATGCATTCCTTATATTTCCTTTCTACATTCTTGCATCATACCATATTTGCTGGTATGAAATAAGCACGAAATCTCAAAATTATCGAATTGACAATGTCCATTGCATTTCCAGAAATATGGCTGGTCGTCCTGTGCGGTGCATAGTACAATAAGGACAACCAATAAGAATAGAAAGGATGAGAGCCGTTGTTCTATGTGGTGCTCACATTCCATTTACTGGGGGTTGCCGCTAAGCTTGCTGTCCTGTTCCTGATTCCTAGATTGAAGGACGTGGAACAGACCCGGCGCTTCCTTGTAACGTATCGTAAGCTGGATATTACAGCGGATATTATATTATGGGGAACCGGCCTGGCGTTTTTCTTTGTCACGTCGTTTCAATACTTAATGCAGATGTGGTTACTTGTATCAATGCTTCTTTATATGTTCGTATTCTATATGTTGAAGCGATTCTTAATGCGAGGGCTTCGAGAAGTGGCGGACAGCCGCAAAGTTCATGCCGAGAAAGAGTTAAAAACACTTCGATTCCAAAATTTATGTGTCGGCATCTTCTCCATCTTTTTGATGGGCTGTATTGCGTTTATGATGATGAACAAGCCATTCTAGCTGCAACAAAAAACCGGAGCAGATATTCCGCTCCGGTTTTTTGTTTGGCGGCTAGTTCACCCATTCCGCCACAGTTTGCTTCGCTTCTTCCAGTTCGCTCTCATGCACATAGATAGCGGAGTGCCGCTCTATGAGAGAACGAATTCCTCGCTCTTCCAATCGTTGCTGCATCGCCTGTAGGCGGAAGTCGTTTCGGTCGAGGAATACGACCACCCATCCGTCTTCCGGTTTCGGCGAGCCACTCATCATTTCACGCAATTTCTTGAACATATTAATTGTCACCACCCTATGATGTATGTGTCCATAGATATTACATTCGAAGTGTAGGCTCATCTTTTGACCAGAAGAACGAGCAAATGTTTTGCCTGCTTATTGCCTGTAAGGATTATAGTTATCATGCCATGCTTGGCCGGGCAGAGCAATGCGTGAAAAGTCCCGAACAAATACAATCATGAAAAAACGAATACTTTTAAGATACAGTAATTCAAGTAAAAGGGACTATTACCAATTCCATGCAATATTTGCACTGTTAAGTAACGACAGACTTGATAGAATTTAAGTAAGAATAAGTCAGTAAATGCATTGGCAAATATAGGAGGGAATACAAATGGCAATGAAAGCGACCGGTGTGGTGCGGAAAGTGGATGAATTAGGTAGGGTGGTTATTCCGATTGAGTTGCGCCGTAACCTAGGCATAGCAGAGAAAGATGGCCTGGAAATTTTTGTAGATGATGAGAAGATTATTTTAAAGCGGTACGCTCCGGCTTGCATTTTTTGCGATTCAGCTGAGAATATTACCGCTTACCGAGGCCGCAATATTTGCAAAAGTTGCCTTACTAATCTCAAGACAATGGAATAATAAGCTACAATACAAAGAGCCGGAATCGTTTGCTGATTCCGGCTCTTTGTATTCAAAAGTTAATTACGATGTTGTTCAGAGAAGTGATACCTTCATTTTGTTCTTTGAAATAAGCAAATCCTTCCACAATAATAGAGTTGCTTTCGGATGGCTTAGCGAGACTTAACGTGAAATTGGAAAAAGCCAGGCTCTCACCTGCAGCCAATTCGCTGCAGAAATTTGGGGCCAGCCAGTACTCTCCATTCGTCTTCTCACGTTCTGCTTCGTTCTGCCCCGCATAATGCCATTCATTCGTATGGTTTGCCTCAATAAAAAAAGATGCCCGCTTCTTATTCGTTCTTATTTTACCGCTCAATACACCTGCTCCGGCAGGAGAGATACGGATGCAAATCACCGGAGCGTGCAAAGTCTCACTTCCTGTGTTTTTTACAATAAAATCACCCATTACAAGCACATCGTTTTCTTCTTCACCATTGTCTGGCAAAATCACCGAATAAGTAAAAAAGGCTGTACTGCCTATTCCCGCTTCCCGGCCTGTTTCTTGTCCCCGTTTTTCGCTTTCCACGCTGCTGGGCTTGGTCAACTCCTGTTTGATTAAGGCGACATAGCGTGAAAGCTCGGCACAGTAAGATAAGACGGTTTGCGTATGTTTCGTGTCCATTCTATTCTCCTCGTATTAAAAATTAAAATAAGCAGGCAAGAAGAGAATGAATTTCTCTTCCTGCCTGTAAAGCGTGTCGATTAACCAGGGAAAACGGTCGGGCACTGCGGTGGAAACGGACGTGGCGGGCATTCGAATGGAAGTTCCAACCTTGGTTGGCAAAAATTAGCCATAACTTCGAGTTTAACCAATGCTTCCATTTGAATGTCTTGGCACATATTAATAGAAATATCAAGCTGGAATTCATCGGCGCCGCCGGTACCGGTACCTGGGAAAAATATAAGCTGAGCATCGCATTCAAAATCCGTAATATGGCACTGCAGGAACGTTCCGTGAGGCGCGCACAGGAAGAATTTTTCTGCGACCTGGAACGGCTGTGTCACGCAGCAGATAGTGGGCGTGGTGCACAGAGCAGGCAGAACTTTCAAGACGACAGTGACAAATCCTTTTTTCAATACTTTCACTTTTTGCA
Protein-coding sequences here:
- the leuD gene encoding 3-isopropylmalate dehydratase small subunit; amino-acid sequence: MEPFKKITSVVAPLDRVNVDTDAIIPKQFLKRIERTGFGQFLFYEWRFDEQENVNPDFELNKPQYKDAHILIARNNFGCGSSREHAPWALLDYGFKVIIAPSFADIFHNNCFKNGILPIVLPEETVEQLFQNVASQEGYAVTVDLEKNVITDGNGLEVPFSVDAYRRECLLQGLDDIGVTLMQEDKIAEYEKSYPSYYKITQ
- the leuC gene encoding 3-isopropylmalate dehydratase large subunit — its product is MRARTMFEKIWDNHVIYAEENKPSLLYIDLQLVHEVTSPQAFEGLRLAGRPVRRPDLTFATIDHNVPTTDRSLPIEDPISRQQIETLQANCKEFGVTLYDLDSPEQGVVHVMGPELGLTHPGKTIVCGDSHTSTHGAFGALAFGIGTSEVEHVLATQCLQQKKPKTLEVHVDGDLPLGVTAKDLILAIIAKWGTDFATGYVIEYTGDAIKNLSMEERMTVCNMSIEAGARAGLIAPDETTFSYLEGRRFAPKGEEWNKAIAAWKELVTDEGAEYDRRVVIKAAEIEPQVTWGTSPSMGIGINGVVPAPEDFTTENERKATQNALAYMGLEAHTPITEVEIDRVFIGSCTNGRIEDLRAAAKIANGHKVASNVNAMVVPGSGMVKEQAEKEGLHTIFIEAGFEWREPGCSMCLAMNPDVLSPGERCASTSNRNFEGRQGRGGRTHLVSPEMAAAAAIAGRFVDVRKWEVKEREEKAHGTV
- a CDS encoding LysR family transcriptional regulator encodes the protein MELRQLLYAVTIAEEKSFSRAADKLHLAQPSLSQQIAKLEKEINIILFERSTSSIRLTDAGERFYESASKILDSIEQLKKEMQDMAELEKGGLTVGSLPITGAHILPLVLPVFKKKYPGIQVRLIEEATRALEQLTARGKTEMSLLSLPLADPNLEWEPILEEEICLAVPPDHPLSQREDAEIRELKDEAFIMLKKGQGFRTLASGWCEDAGFVPRVVFESSNIETVQSLVAAGMGIAFVPKMVTRLSTEPLLPRYVALRNPTPCRTLVMAYRRGRYRSRASRVFLDTVQEVLVAMEQASHRF
- a CDS encoding CapA family protein, coding for MRETKKRLLAVLGAGATCLGLLLGSLTFMADAQTNNQDVMMTSFDKVTLTFVGDMQFTGTVNDQIKKNGTAYPFAKVTPVLSRADLAVGNLETTLTTGGTAQSKQFTFRSDPRMAQAMAASGLDAVGLANNHTLDFGLNALYDTIGHVKQAGLLPLGAGKNRTEATQIHYIKKKGKTIALLNYSRVLPSASWMAGEKKPGLASAYDPKIMYDKVKEAKKKADIVVVFIHWGKERITTPETYQTEMGHTLIDAGADLVVGHHSHIMQPVEWYKGKLIAYSLGNFIFTNSRMDRSNQSAILEVSVSDKRIQAGLIPVRITNGQPRPIEGAEKAEFLRFMDQLSRKATVKSDGTLAP
- a CDS encoding DUF2269 family protein, which translates into the protein MVLTFHLLGVAAKLAVLFLIPRLKDVEQTRRFLVTYRKLDITADIILWGTGLAFFFVTSFQYLMQMWLLVSMLLYMFVFYMLKRFLMRGLREVADSRKVHAEKELKTLRFQNLCVGIFSIFLMGCIAFMMMNKPF
- a CDS encoding AbrB/MazE/SpoVT family DNA-binding domain-containing protein translates to MAMKATGVVRKVDELGRVVIPIELRRNLGIAEKDGLEIFVDDEKIILKRYAPACIFCDSAENITAYRGRNICKSCLTNLKTME
- a CDS encoding BMQ_0737 family morphogenetic spore coat protein — protein: MHTNHDFIPEAIQGAQEETVCIKVNKVFDWVTRQVDVPLISQRDLLGTVFPNCSLPVGLTTQDVARFGTVDCFLSDEQGRPLDPLEEGSICCVEISQPGGRQDVQVTLPSGQVVTLQKVKVLKKGFVTVVLKVLPALCTTPTICCVTQPFQVAEKFFLCAPHGTFLQCHITDFECDAQLIFFPGTGTGGADEFQLDISINMCQDIQMEALVKLEVMANFCQPRLELPFECPPRPFPPQCPTVFPG